A stretch of Halomonas elongata DSM 2581 DNA encodes these proteins:
- a CDS encoding SLC13 family permease, with protein MADSTLVFTLLGLTLAAFVWGRFRYDLVALAALLTAVLLGLVPAEEAFLGFGHPAVITVAAVLVLSRGFERSGLVDLIAEQALKVGDRLLLQLLVLTGTVLVLSGVMNNVGALALMLPVAIRMAREHGSPPSLLLMPLAFGSLLGGLTTLIGTPPNIIISSYRGSLGGDSFGMFSFFPVGSVVALCGLAFIVLLGWRLVPKRAGSASTEAMFDTAHYLVELRVPEKAKAEGWTLHDLREAIDETIPILAVVRGERRHAGHTFHGALHEGDILLVEAGPDEMKLLEDKAGLEVGPEPDDESAQEDSSEEAETFDTEGLHLVEAVVRNDSMMINRTVAQLRLHNQYGLHLVAVARDGGRLNQRLRDIRFRPGDVLLLQGSESELAESLVTLGCLPLAKRDLSLGQPRLLLVSVGIFTVAILAMVLDLLPSSVALAGAALVSLLVGVLPLREGYQAIDGPVIVLLGAMIPVGQALETSGGAALIAEAMLALGSDWPVVVTLAGLFLLSTLLSNVVNNAAAALLMAPIAASLAKGFDASLDPFLMVVAVSASCAFLTPIGHQSNTLVMGPGGYRFGDYWWLGLPLSLVVMAVTIPMVLLVWPL; from the coding sequence ATGGCCGACAGCACCTTAGTCTTCACGCTTCTGGGCCTGACCCTGGCCGCCTTCGTCTGGGGGCGGTTTCGCTATGACCTCGTCGCCCTGGCCGCGTTGCTGACGGCGGTACTGCTGGGCCTGGTGCCGGCGGAGGAGGCGTTCCTCGGCTTCGGCCATCCGGCGGTGATCACGGTGGCGGCGGTGCTGGTGCTCAGTCGCGGGTTCGAGCGTTCCGGCCTGGTCGACCTGATCGCCGAACAGGCGCTCAAGGTCGGCGATCGTCTGTTGCTGCAACTGCTGGTATTGACCGGCACGGTGCTGGTGCTCTCCGGGGTGATGAACAATGTCGGCGCCCTGGCCTTGATGCTGCCGGTGGCGATCCGCATGGCGCGCGAGCATGGCAGCCCGCCTTCGCTGCTGCTGATGCCATTGGCCTTTGGTTCGCTGCTGGGCGGGCTGACTACCCTGATCGGCACGCCGCCCAATATCATCATCTCCAGCTATCGTGGCTCCCTGGGCGGCGATAGCTTCGGCATGTTCTCGTTCTTTCCCGTCGGCTCCGTAGTGGCACTCTGCGGGTTGGCCTTCATCGTGCTGTTGGGCTGGCGGCTGGTACCCAAGCGCGCCGGTAGCGCGTCCACCGAGGCGATGTTCGATACCGCCCATTACCTGGTGGAGCTGCGCGTGCCGGAAAAAGCCAAGGCGGAAGGCTGGACCCTGCACGATCTCCGCGAAGCCATCGACGAGACCATCCCGATACTGGCGGTGGTGCGTGGCGAACGACGTCACGCCGGGCATACCTTTCATGGCGCGTTGCACGAGGGCGATATCCTGCTGGTGGAGGCCGGCCCCGACGAGATGAAGCTGCTCGAGGACAAGGCCGGTCTCGAGGTCGGCCCCGAACCCGATGACGAGTCCGCACAAGAGGACAGCAGCGAGGAAGCCGAGACCTTCGACACCGAAGGCCTGCACCTGGTGGAGGCGGTGGTACGCAACGACTCCATGATGATCAATCGTACCGTCGCCCAGTTGCGCCTGCATAACCAGTACGGTCTGCATCTGGTGGCGGTGGCCCGGGACGGTGGCCGGCTCAATCAGCGGCTGCGCGACATTCGTTTTCGTCCCGGCGATGTACTGTTGCTGCAGGGTAGCGAGAGCGAGCTCGCCGAGAGCCTGGTGACCCTGGGCTGCCTGCCGCTGGCCAAGCGCGATCTGAGCCTCGGCCAGCCACGCCTGCTGCTGGTCTCGGTGGGCATCTTCACCGTCGCCATCCTGGCCATGGTGCTGGATCTGTTGCCCTCGTCGGTGGCCTTGGCCGGGGCGGCCCTGGTCTCGTTGCTGGTGGGCGTGCTGCCGTTGCGCGAAGGCTATCAGGCCATCGACGGGCCGGTGATCGTCCTGCTGGGGGCGATGATTCCGGTGGGGCAGGCTCTGGAAACCAGCGGCGGCGCTGCCTTGATCGCCGAGGCGATGCTGGCGCTGGGCAGCGACTGGCCGGTGGTGGTGACCCTGGCGGGTCTCTTCCTGCTGAGCACCTTGCTGTCCAACGTGGTCAACAACGCCGCTGCCGCACTCCTGATGGCGCCCATCGCGGCGAGCCTGGCCAAGGGCTTCGATGCCTCCCTGGACCCGTTCCTGATGGTGGTGGCGGTAAGTGCTTCCTGCGCCTTCCTGACACCCATCGGCCATCAATCCAACACCCTGGTGATGGGGCCTGGCGGCTATCGCTTCGGCGATTACTGGTGGCTGGGGCTGCCGCTATCGCTGGTGGTGATGGCGGTGACCATACCGATGGTGCTGCTGGTGTGGCCCTTGTAG